CATCCGGTGCGAATGACCTTTGGGCGACGGTCGGGCGCGGGCCGATGCGCCAAGGCGGCGACGTCGAACAGATCGAGTCGTTCGATTCCGAGATCACCTTGAACGACGACGGCTCGATCGACGTCGTCGAGACCATCGTCTACGACTTCGGCCCGAATTCGCGTCACGGCATTCAGCGCTACATCCCGACGCGTGGACGCTGGACCGGCGAGGCTCCCGAGGGCGAGAAGCCGGGCACCTGGTGGCGGTTGACGCCGATTTCGAAGGTGGAGGTAACGGGGAGCGGCGATACCCCCGACGATGTCGAACAGATGACGTCGTCTGATGGCATCGACACGATCCTGCGTATCGGGGATCCGGATCGGTACGTCGACGGGGTGCGGACCTACACCATCCGCTACCACATGGCCGGAGTGATGAACACCTTCGAGCACACCGACGAATTCGCCTACAACATCACCGGCAACGGCTGGGACGTTCCCATCGAGTCGACAACCGCGAAGCTGTCGCTTCCGGGTTCACCATCGCGCAACTGGTGTTTCGCTGGGCCCTATGAGTCGACGGCGCCGTGCAGCGAGATCGCGGTCAGCGGTTCGACGGTGTCGGCCAGCGAGAATCTCCTGCGGGCACGAAGCGGGCTGACGGTCGCCGTCGAGTTCCCCAGCGGCGTCGTCGCACGGCCGATGGCCTCGGCGAAATTCGAACGCGAGCGCACCCTCGCGGATTCCTTCGAGGTGACCCCGGCGACCGGAGTGACCGCGGCGGTCGGCCTGTTGGGCGGGCTCGCAGGGCTGGGGTTTCTCGGCTACCGCCATGGCCGCGACCGTCACTTTGTCGGCGACCAGATCGACTATGTGTTCGGCAACGACAGCGGCGAAGAAGCCCCCCGCAAACTGTTCTCGAAGCACACCCCGACAGTGGAGTTCGTACCGCCGGACAACATTCGCCCGGGCCACATGGGCACCCTGTGGGATGAGGTCGCCCATCACCTCGACGTGAGTGCGATGCTGGTCGATCTGGCGGTCCGCGGGTGGATACGGATCGATGAGATCGCGCCCCGGTCGAAGGGGTTCCTCGGCTTTGGGGGCGACAGCGGCGACTTCCAGCTGGTGTCGCTGAAGTCAGCCAACGACAAGGAGTTGTTGCCGGCCGAGAAGCTGCTGCTCGACAGCCTCTTTTCTGGCGGGTCGGACTCGGTGTTGTTGAGCGAACTGAAGACCCGGTTCGCCGAGAAAATGAAGTTGATTCAGTCGCGGCTCTACGACGACGTGGTCGCCGCCGGGTGGTTTCCGAGGCGTCCCGACAAGGTGCGCGAAAGCTACGTGGGCCTCGGGGTTCTGGTGTTGATTGCCGGAGTCGTGTTGACCTTCCTCGCCGCGAAGGTGTCGAACTGGGCGCTGCCGGTGCTGGCAATTCCGGTGGTCGGTCTGGTGCTGGTCGCCGCCGCCAAGCTTTTCCCGCGCCGCACTGCGAGGGGCTCGGCGATGTTGAGCCGGGTTCGAGGGTTCAAAGAACTGTTCGACGCCGGCGAGGGTGAACGGATGGCCTATGCCGAACAGCACAACGTGTTCGCCCAGTATCTGCCGTACGCGATCGTGTTCGGAGCGACTGAGCGTTGGGCGAAGACCTTCCAGGACCTCGGCCTGTCGCCCGAGGAGATGGGCCTCGGCGTGTGGTACACGAGCCCGTACGGATACGACCCGATCCACTTCGCCTGGGCGATGAACAGTTTCACCACCCACACCACCGGTGCCCTCGCGGCCGCGGCGCCCTCGTCGGCCAGTTCCGGTTCCGGATCGTGGTCCGGAGGAAGCTTCGGCGGAGGCGGTGGTTTCAGCGGCGGCGGATTCGGCGGTGGCGGCGGCTCATCGTGGTGATGGGTGGGCCCGCCAATCGGTTCGCTCTGCAAGACTCGCCACAGTGCGCCCCGTCCTCACCCGAGACGGCGGTGCGGATCGACCAGTGAGGGGAGCGACCATGGCACAGACCGTGCGTGGAGTAATTGCGAGGGCCAAAGGGGAACCCGTTTCGATCGAGGAGATCGTCGTGCCCGATCCAGGACCGGGCGAGGTCGTGGTGAGGGTGCAGGCGTGCGGGGTGTGCCACACCGACCTGCATTATCGCGAAGGCGGAATCAACGACGAGTTCCCGTTCCTGCTCGGTCACGAGGCGGCCGGCATCGTCGAGGAGGTGGGTGAGGGCGTTTCCAACGTTGCGGTCGGCGACTTCGTCGTGTTGAACTGGCGTGCGGTGTGCGGTGAGTGCCGGGCGTGCAAGAAGGGCCTGCCCCATCTGTGTTTCGCCACCCACAACGCCACCCAGAAGATGACGTTGACCGACGGAACCGAGTTGTCCGCGGCGCTCGGCATCGGAGCGTTCTGCGAAAAGACGCTCGTGGCAGCGGGTCAGGCGACGAAGGTGAACCCGCAGGCCAGCCCGGTTGCGGCGGGGTTGCTCGGGTGCGGGGTGATGGCCGGGCTCGGGTCGGCGCTCAACACGGCGCAGGTTCGACGCGGCGACTCCGTCGCGGTGTTCGGTTGTGGGGGAGTGGGCGACGCGGCCATCGCCGGAGCGGTGTTGGCCGGCGCGACCAGGGTGATTGCGGTCGATCTCGACGACCGCAAGCTCGAGTGGGCGCGACAGTTCGGCGCCACCCACACCGTGAACTCTGCGAAGGAGGATGCGGTCGAGCGGATTCGGGAGATCACCGACGGGTTTGGTGCAGATGTGTGTATCGACGCCGTCGGCAACCCGGCGGTGTACCAGCAGTGCTTCGAAGCCCGCGACCTTGCCGGGACGGTGGTTCTGGTCGGGGTGCCGAACCCGCAGATGCGCATCGAGTTGCCGTTCCAGGAGGTGTTCGGGCGCGGCGGATCGCTGAAGAGTTCCTGGTACGGAGACTGTCTTCCCGAGCGCGATTTCCCGATGCTCATCGACCTGTACCTGCAGGGCCGGCTCGACCTCGACCGGTTCGTGAGCGAGACCATTTCGCTCGACGGCGTGGAAGAGGCGTTCCACAAGATGGAGCGTGGCGAGGTGTTGCGTTCGGTCGTCACGATCGACGGTGCGCCATCATGAGCGTCGAACTCGTCACCACCGACGGAATTTTCAGCCTCGACGGCGAGGACTTCGAGGTCACCAACAACATCTGGATCGTCGGCGACGACTTGGAGGTCGTGGTCATCGACGCGGCTCACGACCATCGCCGGATCGTCGACGCGGTCGGTGGCCGCCGGGTTCGTCAGATCCTGTTGACCCACGGTCACAACGACCACATCAACGCTGCGGGCGCGCTCGCCGACGCGGTGGACGCACCGATCTCGCTGCACCCCGACGACACGATGTTGTGGGAGGTGGTGTATCCGGACCGTCGCGTCGACATCGCGTTGGCCGAGGGGCAGGTGATCTCGGCGGGCGGGCACGAACTCGGGGTGTTGCACACACCGGGTCACGCGCCCGGGTGTTGCTGCTTTCACGACATCGCGTCGGCCACGCTGTATTCGGGCGACACGCTGTTTTGCGGCGGGCCCGGTGCGACCGGTCGGAGTTTCTCGGACCGCCCCACGATCCTGCGTACGATCCGGCAGCGTCTGTTGACCCTGCCCGACGAGACCGTGGTCCACACCGGCCACGGTGATTCCACCACGATCGGCAACGAACGCGAACTGATCGAGGACCTGGTCCGAACCGAACTCGGCGCCGAGGGCTGAGCCCATACCGACGCGGTGCCTGAACCGACGCAAGGCTGACCCAAAAATGATGGGGGTCCCGCACGTGTTGTGCGGGACCCCCATCGGCGTTGGATACCCCCTTTCTCGAATGGATCAAGAACGGTGGCGGAGTGCGCTGAACCCGCTACAGGGCGTCGGCTCCGCGCTCGCCGGTGCGGATTCGAACGAGGGTTTCGACCTCGGTGACCCAGACCTTGCCGTCACCGATCTTGTCGGTTCGTGCGGCGTTGACGATGGTGTCGATGACCTGGTCGGCCACTGCGTCGTCGACGACGGCCTCGATCTTGATCTTCGGAACGAAGTCGATCTGGTATTCGGCGCCTCGGTAGGTCTCGGTGTGCCCACCTTGGCGTCCGAACCCCTGGACCTCGGCGACGGTCAAGCCTTCGATGCCGATGGACTTGAGCGCCTCCTTGACTCCGTCGAGCCGGAAGGGCTTGATGATTGCGGTTACGAGCTTCATGTACGTGTCCTTTCGAGACGATCAGAGGGTGCTGTAGGCGGTTTCTGCATGTTCGCGGATGTCGAGACCTTCGATCTCGACATCTTCGTCAACCCGCAGGCCGATGGTCTTGTCGAGCACCTTGGCGATCGCAAAGGTGACGATGAAGGAATAGACGATTGTGACGACGTTGGCCACGATTTGTTCGACGAGCAGGTGGGTCCCGCCGCCGAAGAACACGCCGTCGGAGAAGCCGCCCTCGTTGAACAGCCCGGCACTGTCGGCGAAGAAGCCGAGAAGGATCGAGCCGACCAGCCCGCCGATGAAGTGAACGCCGATGACGTCGAGTGCGTCGTCGTAGCCGAGCTTGGTCTTGAGGCCGACTGCGAGGGCGCAGATCGGGCCGCCGATGAGGCCCATGAGGATGGCCGAACCGGTGGTCACAAAGCCGGCGGCCGGGGTGATGATGACGAGGCCGGCAACGATGCCAGAGGCGACGCCGAGGTTGGTGAAGTGACCGTCACGGACCTTCTCGGTGAGACTCCAGGCGAGGCCTGCTGCTGCGCCGGCGACGAGCGTGTTGATCCAGGCTTGGGCTGCGACGCCGTTGGCAGCGCCGGCCGAGCCAGCGTTGAATCCGAACCAGCCGAGCCACAGGATGCCGGTTCCCAGCATGACGAAGGGCATGTTGTGCGGGGTTGGGGTCTTTTCTGGCCAGCCCTTGCGCTTGCCGAGGACCAAGATCATGGCCAATGCGGCGATACCGGCATTGATGTGGATCGTGGTGCCGCCAGCGAAGTCGAGGGAGCCACGGTCCTTCAACCATCCGCCGCCGCCATAGATCCAGTAGGTCACCGGGACGTAGACGAGCAGGCTCCAGATCGGCACGAAGACCGCCCATGCGGAGAACTTGATGCGGTCGGCCACAGCGCCGGAGATGAGCGCCGGGGTGATCGCAGCGAAGGTCGCCAGGAAGATCGCCCAGAGCGGATCGATGCTGGCGAAGTCGAAGTTCTTGAACATCGCATTGTCGAGGTTGCCGAGGAACTTGCCGTCTCCAGAAAAGGCGAGGCTGTAGCCGGCGACCACCCACAACAGGGGGATCACCAACAGGCACCAGAAGTTCATCATGAACATGTTGAGGACATTCTTGGTCCGGACCATGCCTCCGTAGAAGAAGGCCAGGCCGGGGGTCATGAACAGCACGAGTGCGGCAGAAACCAGGATCCAAGCCATGTCTCCGTGCCCCGCTGCTTGTGCGAGTTGCTCTTCCATCGCAGTTACTCACTTTCGTTCGAGGAGTTGCGAGGAGCAGTCTGCAGAGGGTCGATTGCGGTGCCGCTTCGTCGATGTTTCTGCTCTGTGAACAGGTTGCGCGGCTCGTTCGAAGGGCTGTAGGTCTTGCAATCGACGGATATTAGGGTAGCTTTACACCATGGCGACCATCACTGATTCCACACCGCATCTTCCCGGCGAGGCGCTCGAGTCCTCGCGAATGCCGGGACATTGGCTCTTGGCCAGATTGGGTAAGCGTGTGCTTCGCCCCGGCGGCGTCGAGTTGACCTCGAAGGTCCTCGCCGACCTGCGAGTGAGCCGCGGCGATGACGTGGTCGAGGTGGCCCCCGGGTTGGGGGCGACGACCAGGCTGATCCTGGAGTCGGCACCGGCGAGTTACACGGGCGTCGACCGGGATCCGGCGGCGGCCGACCTTGTCGAGGCGATGCTGGCCGGTCCGAACCGCCGGGTGGTGCAGGCGAGTGCTGCCGACACCGGACTCGCCGATGCGAGCGCGGACGTGGTGACCGGAGAGGCCTACCTCACGATGCAGCCAGACTCGCTGAAGAACAAGATCCTCGCCGACCTGTCGCGGGTGCTGCGGCCCGGCGGACGGTTCGGTCTTCACGAGATCGCCTTCACCCCAGCCGAGATCACCCAGGGTGAACGCGACCAGGTTGCGGCGTCGCTGAGTTCGTCGATTCACGTGAACGTGTCGCCGTTGACGATCCGAGAGTGGACCGACCTGCTTGCCGACTACGACCTCGTCGTCGAGCATCAGCACACGGCGCCGCTGCACCTGCTCGAGCCGCGACGCTTGTTCGCCGACGAGGGGATCGTCGGGGCGCTTCGCTTCGTACGAAACGTGCTGCGCGACCGCGAGGCGCGGGCCCGTGTGGTCGCGATGCGCCGGGCGATGCGTTCCAACTCCGATCATCTGCAGGCCGTCGCACTGGTCGCGACGAAACGTCCGAGCGGTGAGCGCCCGGGCCAGGCTGGGTAGAGCGCGCGACCGGCGAGGCAACGTCATGAAGAAGTTCGGAGGAATCATTGCGGCGGTTGTGGCGGTCGTCGCCGTCGTCATCGCGGTGATCGTGTGGCCGCGCGGCACCACCGAGGTGACCGAGGACGACGCGCTGGAGGACTTCCGCAACCGGGCGACCACCACGTCCACCACTGCCGACGAAGCGCCGGACGACGATGCCAGCGACACCGACGACGCGGCCACCGACCTTGCCGGTAACCGTCCTCAGCCAGGGGTCTACACCTACGCCTCAAGCGGCACTGAGGTCGTCAAACTCGGACCGCTTCCGCAGGAGAACCGTCCGCTTCCAGCGTCGATTACCGCCGTGTCGGTCGATGTCGACGATGCGTGTTTCGACTTCACGATCAACCTGTTTGCCGAGCACCGCGAGACCAACCGGTATTGCGCGTCGGGTGGGGAACTGGTTCTGAGCCAGCACACCAAGAATCAGACCGTCGGGGCGATCTCACCGACGGCGACCATGACCTGCGATCCAAACGTGTTGCGCGGTGGGGTGAGTGGCTCGTCTAGTGAGGCTGCGTCTCGTGAGACGGTGTGCACGTTGAACGTGTCCGGCGGCCCGATTTCGGTCGACGCCCAGCTCAGCGGGACCGTCGTCGAGGAGGCGAGCGAGGTTGTGCGTGTCGGGGACGACGAGGTCGAGACCACGCCGGTCGTGCTCACGCTCGTCGCCGCCGGGTCGATCACCGGAGGCTGGACCGAGACGATCTACTTCGCCGACAACAACCTGCCGGTGAAGGTCGTGCGCGATCTCGACCTGCAGGGTCCCGCGACGTTCACCGAGCAGTCCGAACTGGTGCTCACCAGCCTGACGCCGACCGCGGGTTGAGTCGCCCGACTGGCTGAAAGGCTGGCTGGACGGTGGGCGGATGGACGGCGGGCTCGTTCAGTGAGAGCCGAGTTGCCCGCTGAGTTCGTGCCAGCGGGCGCTCGGTTCGTTCATTCCGATGATCTCGACCCGCTTGCCGCGGTCGTGGTACTTGACGGTGATGGCGTCGAGTGCGGCGACGGTGGATGAGTCGTAGATCTGTGCGTTGGTCAGGTCGATGGTGACGTTGTCGGGGTCGTTCGCGTAGTCGAACTGGTACACGAGGTCGTTGCTCGACGCGAAGAACAGCGCCCCGGTGACGAGGTAAGTGCGTTGGTCGTCGTTGGAGGTGGGGGCGATCTCGACGCTGGTGAAGTGCGCGACACGCCGGGCGAACGCGACGATGGCGACGAGGACGCCGACCCCCACGCCGTAGGCCAGGTTGTGGGTGAACACGGTGACGGCGACGGTGACGGCCATGATGGCGGTGGCGCTGGCCGGCATCCGGCGCAGGGTGTTCGGGTGGATGCTGTGCCAGTCGAACGTGCCGACCGAGACCATGACCATGACGCCGACGAGGGCCGCCATCGGGATGCGCCCGACGATATCGCCGAGGCCGACGACGAGCACGAGGAGGAACGTTCCGGCCGCGAAGGTCGACAGCCTTGTGCGGGCCCGCCCTGATTTCACGTTGATCATGGTCTGGCCGATCATGGCGCAGCCGCCCATGCCGCCGAACAGCCCGGTGACGACATTCGCGATGCCCTGGCCACGGGCCTCGCGGGTCTTGTCGGAGTGGGTGTCGGTGATGTCGTCGACGAGCTTGGCGGTCATGAGCGACTCGAGGAGGCCGACGATGGCCATCGCGAGGGCCGTGGGGGCGATGATGCGCAGGGTGTCGAGCTCGAAGGGGACCTGTGGCAGACCGAGGGTGGGGAGACTGTCGGGCAGACGGCCGCGATCGGCGACGGTCGGCACACCGATTCCGAAGGCGACGACGAGCGCGGTGAGCGACACGATGACGACGAGCGGTGCGGGCACGGCATTGGTGAGTCTGGGGAAGCCGACGAGCACCGCGATGGCTGCGGCGGCCAGCGGGTAGACAGCCCAGGGCACGTCGGTGAGTTCGGGGATCTGTGCGAGGAAGATCAGGATCGCCAGAGCGTTGACGAAGCCGACCATCACGCTGCGAGGCATGAACCGCATCATCTTTGCCGCCCCGGCGAGGCTGAGGGCGATCTGGATCAGGCCGGCGAGGATGACGGTCGCGACGAGGTAGTCGAGACCGTGGCGCTCGACGATCGGGGCGACGACGAGGGCGACGGCCCCGGTGGCGGCCGAGATCATCGCCGGTCGACCGCCGGTGATCGCGATCGTGACGGCCATGGTGAACGATGCGAAGAGCCCGACCCGGGGGTCGACCCCGGCGAGGACGGAGAACGAGATCGCCTCGGGGATGAGGGCCAGTGCGACGACGAGGCCGGAGAGCAGTTCGATCCGGAGGCGCCCCCGCTCACGCAACATGACCAACAGCGGCGGGGCTGGGTCGGGGGAGACGAGTGGGGCAGTGGTCATCTGGAGGCTCCGGGGGTGGCGGTATGTGCCGCGGGCGGGCGAAGCGTCCAAGTCTACCTTTACGTGAGGGAAGAGTACGGGGGGGGGCGACTCGTGAGCGCACGTCCAATACGCCGTCTCGCGTGAGTATCAAGACGGGCCGGCGTTTCCGGCCGACGCGCGCCAGCCGCAGACGCAACTCCTTGCCGCGCGGCCGCTGAGACGTTGATTCCGAGCCGTGTGGCTATTCGACGGTGAACTCGCCGGTCATGCCCAACATGAAGTGGGGTGTGCCGGGGCCTTCGAGGGGGCCTTGCGCGTTCTCGATGTCCTCTGGTGTGGTTCCCTCTGGGAATGAGCAGATCACGATGTATCGGCCCGGCTCGGTGACGGTTGGTTGAGCTCCTTCGGGGAACACGACTCCTGGTGTGTCGGTGGTGCCCGGCATCGAAATGAGCACCATCACCGGGTCGCCGGCGAAGATTGCCTCGAGTTCTTCCATGGGCAGTGCGACGAGATCTTCGATGGACCTCGTCTCGCCGTCGGGCACCTTCATCACGACCATCTCGTGCGGCTCCGCGCCGGCGGCCGTGGTGAGCGAGAACCGGGACCCCGCAGGGACGGTGTCGGGAATACCTGCGAAGGCGAAATCGGCGGCGGTCACGTCGATGACGTCGGCCTCGCCGGACGCGGCGGTCGTGGTGGAGTCGTCGCTTGTCATGTCGGTTTCGGTTGCCACGTCCGCTGCGGTGGGCGTGGTGCTGTCGGTCGCATCGTCGTTTGAGCACGCGACTCCACCAGCGATAAACAACGCCACGATTGCTACTGGCACAAGCCGGCGCATGCCGCGACGATGAAGGTTCATATTTAAGTACATCATCTTCACTTCTCTTCCCCCTGTTAGACGCCTGCGTGCCAGGCCTCTCAGTGCAAAACTTCCACCACGACATGGCGGCGTCAACGGTTGGATCGATCGGATCTGGCGCTGTTGGGCATGGCCGTCGATGGGTTGACGCGGCGCTGATGGTGGATCGCGACACCAAGGGCGACGTGTGATGAGTACATGCTCGCCCGACCCTGAGCGAGTTCGCCGCCGCGTGAACCTCAGCTACGGTGCCGGTAGACCTGCATCGCGCAGCGAGGACTATCGAGAGAGAGGGTTTGATGGCGACCTTCGCCCTGATTCACGGAGCCGGATCCGACTCGTGGTACTGGCATCTCGTGAAGCCCCGCTCGTCGCAGCACGTGTTGCGACAACTCGCCTGATCGTCCTCGTCGCAGCGATGATCCCGTCGCCGGGCGAGACCGGCGCCCAATGGTGGTCCAACACCGGGTGGGAGACTGCTCGTCGGTCACAGGCAGAACGTGACGGTCGCGCCACCGATGGGGAGCTTGACCCTGTCGAGGAGTTCCTCCACGACGTTGACCAGGAGATCATCGACGAAGCCCGGAATCACGTCGTCGATCAGTCTGACGCTCCCTTCCAGACTCCGTGGCCCCTCGAGGCATGGCCTTCCATCCCGACCAGGTTCGTGCTCCCGACGCGAGACCGCTTCTTCCCGGCCGACTTCCAACGCGGAATCGTCCGCGAACGTCTTGGAGTCACCCCCGACGAGATCGCCTGCGGGCATCTCCCTGCACTCGCGCGACCCGTCGAGCTCGCTTCCCTCCTGCTCGACTACGAACGCACCCCGGGCGCGACGGGTTCATCCCGTTCGTGACGGCCGTTACTGGTCCCCAGGCCACTGATAGGCAACCCGCGATGCGGACTCAGGCTCGGGGGTCCCGCCCGGTCCAGGCCACGAACCGCTCGGTGGCCGTAGCGTCTGCGGGTACCTCCACCTCCGGGCCAAAGGCGCCCTGAGGGCCACGCACCATCTCGGGCGGAAAGGGGTCGATGTAGCGATGGGCGAACGCGTCGACTTCGGCGGGGATTTCGAGGTCGATCCCAATGGGGTGGCCAATGTCCCAGGCATGGACCCACAGGTCCATGGCCGGGAAGGCAAGGCGATCGGCGACCGTGCGCCGACCCATCGGGGTGTCCATCTCGAGATCGAGGTCGGCCCCGGCCAATGCCTCGCGGGCATCCGCCGCCAGCGGTCGCCAAAAATCCATCGGCGCGCCGCTTACCAGATCGGCTGGACGGTCGAACGCAGGCGCCACCGGCTGCTCGCCTCGGAGGTAGGCGGCACCCATCCGGACGGAGTTCCCGAGGTGACCCAGGACGTCGAGGTTCGTCCAGCCCTCGCACGCCGAAGCCTGGTCCCACTGTTCGGTTGACAGCTGTTGGGCCACCTCTTCGAATCGGTCGAGGCCGCGCTCGTACAGGTCAGCTGATGGGTTCGTCATAGCGGCCAGTCTCGCGCGTGTCGGCGAGGTTCAGGCACGTTGCCGCTGGCCTGGCAATTGGACACCGGCATCGACGTGCCCGACGTCGCGAATCTGGTGTTTTTCAAGATCGTGCGTTCAGCAACCAAGTTCTGGCAGATGGTCGGGCGAGGCACCCGCCTGCGTCTCGACCTGTTCGGGCCGGGTCAGGACAAAGGCAGCTTCGCGATCTTC
This window of the Microthrixaceae bacterium genome carries:
- a CDS encoding DUF2207 domain-containing protein codes for the protein MAGAVAAIVVAFIAVLGVGAAAAGASGANDLWATVGRGPMRQGGDVEQIESFDSEITLNDDGSIDVVETIVYDFGPNSRHGIQRYIPTRGRWTGEAPEGEKPGTWWRLTPISKVEVTGSGDTPDDVEQMTSSDGIDTILRIGDPDRYVDGVRTYTIRYHMAGVMNTFEHTDEFAYNITGNGWDVPIESTTAKLSLPGSPSRNWCFAGPYESTAPCSEIAVSGSTVSASENLLRARSGLTVAVEFPSGVVARPMASAKFERERTLADSFEVTPATGVTAAVGLLGGLAGLGFLGYRHGRDRHFVGDQIDYVFGNDSGEEAPRKLFSKHTPTVEFVPPDNIRPGHMGTLWDEVAHHLDVSAMLVDLAVRGWIRIDEIAPRSKGFLGFGGDSGDFQLVSLKSANDKELLPAEKLLLDSLFSGGSDSVLLSELKTRFAEKMKLIQSRLYDDVVAAGWFPRRPDKVRESYVGLGVLVLIAGVVLTFLAAKVSNWALPVLAIPVVGLVLVAAAKLFPRRTARGSAMLSRVRGFKELFDAGEGERMAYAEQHNVFAQYLPYAIVFGATERWAKTFQDLGLSPEEMGLGVWYTSPYGYDPIHFAWAMNSFTTHTTGALAAAAPSSASSGSGSWSGGSFGGGGGFSGGGFGGGGGSSW
- a CDS encoding S-(hydroxymethyl)mycothiol dehydrogenase, giving the protein MAQTVRGVIARAKGEPVSIEEIVVPDPGPGEVVVRVQACGVCHTDLHYREGGINDEFPFLLGHEAAGIVEEVGEGVSNVAVGDFVVLNWRAVCGECRACKKGLPHLCFATHNATQKMTLTDGTELSAALGIGAFCEKTLVAAGQATKVNPQASPVAAGLLGCGVMAGLGSALNTAQVRRGDSVAVFGCGGVGDAAIAGAVLAGATRVIAVDLDDRKLEWARQFGATHTVNSAKEDAVERIREITDGFGADVCIDAVGNPAVYQQCFEARDLAGTVVLVGVPNPQMRIELPFQEVFGRGGSLKSSWYGDCLPERDFPMLIDLYLQGRLDLDRFVSETISLDGVEEAFHKMERGEVLRSVVTIDGAPS
- a CDS encoding MBL fold metallo-hydrolase, with translation MSVELVTTDGIFSLDGEDFEVTNNIWIVGDDLEVVVIDAAHDHRRIVDAVGGRRVRQILLTHGHNDHINAAGALADAVDAPISLHPDDTMLWEVVYPDRRVDIALAEGQVISAGGHELGVLHTPGHAPGCCCFHDIASATLYSGDTLFCGGPGATGRSFSDRPTILRTIRQRLLTLPDETVVHTGHGDSTTIGNERELIEDLVRTELGAEG
- a CDS encoding P-II family nitrogen regulator — protein: MKLVTAIIKPFRLDGVKEALKSIGIEGLTVAEVQGFGRQGGHTETYRGAEYQIDFVPKIKIEAVVDDAVADQVIDTIVNAARTDKIGDGKVWVTEVETLVRIRTGERGADAL
- a CDS encoding ammonium transporter is translated as MEEQLAQAAGHGDMAWILVSAALVLFMTPGLAFFYGGMVRTKNVLNMFMMNFWCLLVIPLLWVVAGYSLAFSGDGKFLGNLDNAMFKNFDFASIDPLWAIFLATFAAITPALISGAVADRIKFSAWAVFVPIWSLLVYVPVTYWIYGGGGWLKDRGSLDFAGGTTIHINAGIAALAMILVLGKRKGWPEKTPTPHNMPFVMLGTGILWLGWFGFNAGSAGAANGVAAQAWINTLVAGAAAGLAWSLTEKVRDGHFTNLGVASGIVAGLVIITPAAGFVTTGSAILMGLIGGPICALAVGLKTKLGYDDALDVIGVHFIGGLVGSILLGFFADSAGLFNEGGFSDGVFFGGGTHLLVEQIVANVVTIVYSFIVTFAIAKVLDKTIGLRVDEDVEIEGLDIREHAETAYSTL
- a CDS encoding class I SAM-dependent methyltransferase; this translates as MATITDSTPHLPGEALESSRMPGHWLLARLGKRVLRPGGVELTSKVLADLRVSRGDDVVEVAPGLGATTRLILESAPASYTGVDRDPAAADLVEAMLAGPNRRVVQASAADTGLADASADVVTGEAYLTMQPDSLKNKILADLSRVLRPGGRFGLHEIAFTPAEITQGERDQVAASLSSSIHVNVSPLTIREWTDLLADYDLVVEHQHTAPLHLLEPRRLFADEGIVGALRFVRNVLRDREARARVVAMRRAMRSNSDHLQAVALVATKRPSGERPGQAG
- a CDS encoding SulP family inorganic anion transporter is translated as MTTAPLVSPDPAPPLLVMLRERGRLRIELLSGLVVALALIPEAISFSVLAGVDPRVGLFASFTMAVTIAITGGRPAMISAATGAVALVVAPIVERHGLDYLVATVILAGLIQIALSLAGAAKMMRFMPRSVMVGFVNALAILIFLAQIPELTDVPWAVYPLAAAAIAVLVGFPRLTNAVPAPLVVIVSLTALVVAFGIGVPTVADRGRLPDSLPTLGLPQVPFELDTLRIIAPTALAMAIVGLLESLMTAKLVDDITDTHSDKTREARGQGIANVVTGLFGGMGGCAMIGQTMINVKSGRARTRLSTFAAGTFLLVLVVGLGDIVGRIPMAALVGVMVMVSVGTFDWHSIHPNTLRRMPASATAIMAVTVAVTVFTHNLAYGVGVGVLVAIVAFARRVAHFTSVEIAPTSNDDQRTYLVTGALFFASSNDLVYQFDYANDPDNVTIDLTNAQIYDSSTVAALDAITVKYHDRGKRVEIIGMNEPSARWHELSGQLGSH
- a CDS encoding alpha/beta hydrolase; amino-acid sequence: MVLASREAPLVAARVATTRLIVLVAAMIPSPGETGAQWWSNTGWETARRSQAERDGRATDGELDPVEEFLHDVDQEIIDEARNHVVDQSDAPFQTPWPLEAWPSIPTRFVLPTRDRFFPADFQRGIVRERLGVTPDEIACGHLPALARPVELASLLLDYERTPGATGSSRS
- a CDS encoding TIGR03086 family metal-binding protein; this encodes MTNPSADLYERGLDRFEEVAQQLSTEQWDQASACEGWTNLDVLGHLGNSVRMGAAYLRGEQPVAPAFDRPADLVSGAPMDFWRPLAADAREALAGADLDLEMDTPMGRRTVADRLAFPAMDLWVHAWDIGHPIGIDLEIPAEVDAFAHRYIDPFPPEMVRGPQGAFGPEVEVPADATATERFVAWTGRDPRA